A genomic window from Blastococcus saxobsidens DD2 includes:
- a CDS encoding OsmC family protein produces MTTTTVSNGIDVRALTETVEAVKDDPSLGAFTFRARSRWQDGTYNTGEIHTFRQDGGEDRSRAAAFTLHGDEPPVLLGANRGPNAVELLLQALAFCYAVGYVANAAARGIEITRMDYEVEGDFDVRPFLGLDGPRPGFTVIRAHGRVSSPNATREQLEELCRYVQETSPVRDSLINPVPVETTLEVV; encoded by the coding sequence ATGACCACCACCACCGTCTCCAACGGGATCGACGTCCGGGCGCTCACCGAGACCGTCGAGGCCGTCAAGGACGACCCGAGCCTGGGTGCGTTCACCTTCCGTGCTCGCAGCAGGTGGCAGGACGGGACGTACAACACGGGGGAGATCCACACGTTCCGCCAGGACGGCGGCGAAGACCGCAGCCGGGCGGCCGCCTTCACCCTGCACGGCGACGAGCCGCCGGTGCTGCTGGGCGCCAACCGGGGGCCGAACGCCGTCGAGCTGCTGCTCCAGGCGCTCGCGTTCTGCTACGCGGTGGGCTACGTGGCCAACGCCGCCGCCCGCGGTATCGAGATCACCCGCATGGACTACGAGGTGGAGGGCGACTTCGACGTGCGGCCGTTCCTCGGCCTGGACGGGCCGCGGCCGGGCTTCACCGTGATCCGGGCTCACGGCCGCGTCAGCAGCCCGAACGCCACTCGCGAACAGCTCGAGGAGCTGTGCCGGTACGTCCAGGAAACCTCCCCCGTCCGCGACTCGCTCATCAACCCGGTGCCGGTCGAGACCACGCTCGAGGTCGTCTGA
- a CDS encoding ATP-binding protein, whose amino-acid sequence MPDLVERTAALDALEAVLQTAADGRGSVVLVTGEAGIGKTALVTHFADRHRTDVRVLMGLCDDLATPRPLGPFRDLADQLSGACAELLRREPATGAASVHRMLLDDLRRGRTPTVLVLEDVHWADQATIDAITVLGRRLADLPVLLVLTLRLGEVDPGHPLWSAIDALQRASTVTVDLAPLSRQAVAALAGEDADRIYALSNGNPFFVAELLASGGGPPPPSLANAVLSRVARLPDRPRQLLELVSMVPSRMPTRLLDVLDPDWAPAAEPAERRQLLTSDPQHVRFRHELTRAAVRSSVPPGRRRQLHRMLLRALQDIGAEPAELVHHAEAAGVPDVVADYALPAARQARALDSHREALAHFRRAAGCSGRFAPPERARLWEELAETAHLVGRSDEAVGAADAAIDLAEAVGDEEAVARCRQLRSQLHWFAGDGASAWHDACSALRALIRSGSSAEVARGYVGCAELAMLASRAEDALRWGTRALELAADDDVVLGRALAAVGATRMQLDPSDTGLLHAALHAARRTGSHQHAVLSYTALAFCNLLWVRPEQSLRSLEEGVGYAREHEVDTMVGYLEAVRAWLLLRRGEGDDASIVARAALARTAAPESTVAGLVARTVLAERAVRRGDDDADARLAAAAADADRTGELKRIAPVLELQVERALTCGAPLPVARLEDITRRVGLQPLRCGAAGARVAAWATVCGVPHDFQGPAPEPYAAMMERDWRAAADAFGAVGWQHDRALLLSLSHAEESLAEAVEIARALEARPLEERSCRRMRDAGLTVPRGALPSTRANPAHLTDRQLEVLALVREGRGNADIAAVLHLSPRTVEHHVAGIFTKLGVANRAEAVARSADLHLV is encoded by the coding sequence ATGCCCGACCTCGTGGAACGCACGGCAGCACTGGACGCGCTCGAGGCCGTGTTGCAGACAGCGGCGGATGGACGCGGATCGGTCGTCCTGGTGACCGGCGAGGCCGGCATCGGGAAGACGGCGCTGGTGACGCACTTCGCCGACCGTCACCGGACCGACGTCAGGGTCCTGATGGGGCTCTGCGACGACCTGGCCACGCCACGGCCGCTGGGGCCCTTCCGCGATCTGGCCGACCAGCTCTCCGGTGCTTGCGCCGAGCTGCTGCGCCGCGAGCCCGCGACGGGTGCTGCCTCGGTGCACCGGATGCTGCTCGACGACCTGCGTCGAGGACGGACGCCGACCGTGCTCGTCCTCGAGGACGTCCACTGGGCGGACCAGGCGACCATCGACGCCATCACCGTGCTGGGTCGGCGGCTCGCCGATCTGCCGGTCCTGCTGGTGCTGACCCTCCGCCTGGGCGAGGTGGATCCCGGCCACCCGCTGTGGTCTGCGATCGACGCTCTGCAGCGGGCGTCCACGGTCACCGTCGACCTCGCGCCGCTGTCCCGCCAGGCAGTGGCCGCACTCGCGGGTGAGGACGCCGACCGCATCTACGCCCTCAGCAACGGCAACCCGTTCTTCGTCGCCGAGCTCCTGGCGTCCGGCGGCGGGCCGCCCCCTCCCTCGCTGGCCAACGCGGTCCTGAGCCGCGTCGCGCGACTGCCCGACCGGCCCCGGCAGCTGCTGGAACTGGTGTCGATGGTCCCGTCCCGGATGCCCACCCGGCTGCTCGACGTCCTCGACCCCGACTGGGCTCCCGCGGCGGAGCCGGCCGAGCGCCGGCAGCTGCTGACCAGCGATCCCCAGCACGTCCGCTTCCGTCACGAGTTGACCCGGGCCGCCGTCCGGTCCAGCGTGCCGCCGGGTCGTCGCCGGCAGCTGCACCGGATGCTGCTGCGGGCCCTGCAGGACATCGGCGCCGAGCCGGCCGAACTGGTCCACCATGCCGAGGCCGCCGGGGTTCCGGACGTGGTGGCCGACTACGCACTGCCGGCTGCGCGGCAGGCGCGAGCGCTGGACTCCCATCGGGAGGCCCTGGCTCACTTCCGGCGCGCCGCGGGCTGCAGCGGCCGGTTCGCTCCGCCGGAGCGGGCCCGCCTCTGGGAGGAGCTGGCGGAGACCGCGCACCTGGTCGGACGCAGTGACGAGGCCGTCGGGGCAGCGGACGCGGCCATCGACCTGGCGGAGGCGGTGGGTGACGAAGAGGCGGTAGCACGCTGCAGGCAGCTGCGGTCACAGCTGCACTGGTTCGCCGGGGACGGGGCATCGGCGTGGCACGACGCGTGCTCCGCGCTGCGGGCGCTGATCCGCAGCGGATCCTCCGCCGAGGTGGCCCGCGGCTACGTCGGCTGTGCCGAGCTGGCGATGCTCGCCAGCCGGGCGGAGGACGCGCTGCGCTGGGGGACGCGGGCGCTGGAGCTGGCTGCCGATGACGACGTCGTCCTCGGCCGGGCTCTTGCCGCCGTCGGCGCGACGCGCATGCAGCTCGACCCGTCCGACACCGGCCTGCTCCACGCCGCCCTGCACGCCGCCCGCAGAACCGGATCCCACCAGCACGCAGTGTTGAGCTACACGGCCCTGGCCTTCTGCAACCTGCTCTGGGTGCGGCCCGAGCAGTCGCTCCGTTCCCTCGAGGAGGGTGTGGGGTACGCCCGCGAGCACGAGGTCGACACGATGGTCGGCTACCTGGAGGCGGTCCGCGCCTGGCTGCTCCTGCGGCGGGGCGAAGGGGATGACGCCTCCATCGTTGCCCGGGCGGCGCTGGCCCGTACGGCCGCCCCCGAGAGCACGGTTGCCGGCCTGGTCGCCCGCACAGTCCTCGCCGAGCGGGCCGTCCGGCGCGGGGACGACGACGCCGACGCCCGGTTGGCCGCAGCGGCGGCGGACGCCGACCGCACGGGAGAACTCAAGCGCATCGCCCCGGTGCTGGAGCTGCAGGTCGAGCGGGCGCTCACCTGCGGTGCCCCCCTGCCGGTGGCCCGGCTGGAGGACATCACCCGGAGGGTCGGCCTTCAGCCGCTGCGCTGCGGTGCGGCAGGCGCGCGGGTCGCGGCCTGGGCCACCGTGTGCGGCGTTCCCCACGACTTCCAGGGGCCGGCCCCGGAGCCGTACGCCGCCATGATGGAACGGGACTGGCGGGCGGCGGCCGATGCGTTCGGCGCCGTGGGCTGGCAGCACGACCGAGCCCTCCTGCTGTCGCTCAGCCACGCCGAGGAGTCGCTGGCCGAGGCCGTCGAGATCGCCCGGGCCCTGGAGGCCCGTCCCCTGGAGGAACGCAGCTGCCGCCGTATGCGGGATGCCGGACTGACCGTGCCGCGAGGGGCGCTCCCCTCCACCCGGGCCAACCCCGCACACCTGACCGACCGCCAGCTGGAGGTGCTCGCCCTGGTCCGGGAGGGGCGCGGCAACGCCGACATCGCCGCGGTGCTGCACCTGTCACCGCGAACCGTCGAACACCATGTGGCCGGCATCTTCACCAAGCTCGGGGTGGCCAACCGCGCCGAGGCGGTCGCGCGCAGCGCCGACCTCCACCTGGTCTAG
- a CDS encoding class I SAM-dependent methyltransferase gives MSIDQQKVEQFLGQVVGDLGATVSSALAHLGDRLGLYRAMAGAGQLTPGQLAERTGTHERYVREWLANQAAGGYVEYEPTHGTYRLPPEHALVLTDEDSPVHMAAGFEQMAAIWAIEEKLESAFRSGDGVAWHEQNPRFFGSTEAIFRPAYRAHLVEEWIPALDGVAGRLQAGGRVADVGCGHGASSILLAQAFPNATVSGFDYHDASIETARRRAAEAGLDRSERIHFDVADAGGYPVPAAGYDLICFFDALHDFGDPERAVVHARDALSEGGTVLLVEIRSGDRTEDNLNPIGRLGYGMSTFVCTPNALSQQGRYALGGQAGPAAIAEIFEKAGYTQFRQIAQAPIHQVFEARP, from the coding sequence ATGTCGATCGATCAGCAGAAGGTCGAGCAGTTCCTGGGCCAGGTCGTCGGCGACCTCGGCGCCACGGTCTCCAGCGCGCTGGCCCACCTCGGCGATCGGCTCGGCCTGTACCGGGCGATGGCCGGTGCGGGACAGCTGACGCCGGGGCAGTTGGCGGAGCGCACGGGGACGCACGAGCGATACGTCCGTGAGTGGCTCGCCAACCAGGCGGCCGGAGGCTACGTCGAATACGAGCCCACGCACGGCACCTACCGGCTCCCACCGGAACACGCGCTGGTGCTGACGGACGAGGACAGCCCCGTGCACATGGCCGCCGGCTTCGAGCAGATGGCTGCGATCTGGGCGATCGAGGAGAAGCTCGAGTCGGCGTTCCGGTCGGGGGACGGCGTGGCCTGGCACGAGCAGAACCCCCGGTTCTTCGGATCGACGGAGGCGATCTTCCGGCCTGCCTACCGGGCCCACCTCGTCGAGGAGTGGATCCCCGCGCTCGACGGCGTGGCGGGGCGGCTACAGGCGGGCGGTCGGGTCGCCGACGTGGGCTGCGGCCACGGCGCCTCGTCGATCCTGCTCGCCCAGGCGTTTCCGAACGCCACCGTCTCGGGCTTCGACTACCATGACGCCTCCATCGAGACCGCCCGGCGACGTGCCGCCGAGGCCGGGCTGGACCGCAGCGAGCGGATTCACTTCGACGTCGCGGACGCCGGTGGCTATCCCGTCCCCGCGGCCGGCTACGACCTGATCTGCTTCTTCGACGCCCTCCACGACTTCGGCGACCCGGAGAGAGCCGTCGTCCACGCGCGGGACGCGCTCTCCGAGGGCGGCACGGTGCTGCTCGTCGAGATCCGTTCCGGCGACCGCACCGAGGACAACCTCAATCCGATCGGCCGGCTCGGCTACGGCATGTCCACCTTCGTGTGCACCCCCAACGCGCTCTCCCAACAGGGTCGGTACGCGCTGGGTGGGCAGGCCGGCCCCGCGGCGATCGCCGAGATCTTCGAGAAGGCCGGCTACACGCAGTTCCGTCAGATCGCCCAGGCACCGATCCACCAGGTGTTCGAGGCCCGTCCGTAG
- a CDS encoding BTAD domain-containing putative transcriptional regulator, with protein sequence MNGQSRPEGPALRFGILGALRVEVGGDELRLGSRKQRVLLAALLAEAGAVISTDRLADILWGEDQPDGPAGAIQTQVSRLRGALARGGGAPARDVLVTRPGGYAVIVAPDRVDAGRFERLLAEVRAAPAPRARVELTGRALRLWRGPPLPECDHARAIAEAARLAELRWVAVELRADAMLRLGRHQDVVAELEVPIASHPLREQLRGLLMVALYRAGRQADALATYRELRETLAGDLGIEPSAVLRELERAILLQAEHLPWPAPPVEGGVDVRRPGGVPRTSRGTVDALPDEVTSFVGRQADLRGVTAALKENRIVVLTGVGGVGKSRLAGRVARELAEDYVDGVVLCDLVSAEDSSAVPDVVATALGVLPSERGSIDSLPEVLRGQQVLLVVDNCEHVLDGASELVNRLRSGCPTVDVLATSRQPLHVAGQQVWPVLPLDVVDRGPGTAVELFCQRAASADPTVEWTGPDRTAALEVCRRLDGLPLAIELAAARTRSMTPTDIAERLDARLDVLTDGSGVPSPRHRSLHAMLDWSYELLPVVTRRLFDRLAVFAGGFAPDAAGRVCAGDGVPPGAVADRLAELVDHSLVVVDRSDRHARYRLLETLQSYGEAHLEERGELPSWRRRHAEHYLVLAANAADGLRGPDEASWVHLVDTEFANVRAAQHRACTAGQLDVALGLPGLLGDYAYYRLSDEVYAWAERALELPGVSTHPARPAALLTAAIGRMQRGELDRALEDGAQVLAATSDEQVILRATQLVAEIALYQGRLDDVDRWGDELRERARSAASAYFEALSHLLPVHAAAYRGQPEEARSRLDSGWQVAARAGTPSLRAGFSYLEGEIRLDAAPEVALAAFSQAIEATRPVRNRFVAGVARVSVASLAARHGKPEEALLAFREIVDYWRTCGDRVHLWTTLHNLVVLLERVGADEAAAVLHGAVCTATTGAPPFGADADRLQVAAVALRRSLGEETFAAADTRGRCMSDEDVVTFVLEQIERLLTAPSAEGSG encoded by the coding sequence ATGAACGGGCAGTCACGTCCAGAGGGGCCGGCGCTCCGGTTCGGGATCCTCGGTGCGCTGCGCGTCGAGGTCGGCGGCGACGAGCTCCGGCTCGGCAGCCGCAAGCAACGTGTCCTGCTGGCGGCGCTGCTCGCCGAGGCCGGAGCGGTGATCTCCACCGACCGGCTGGCCGACATCCTGTGGGGCGAGGACCAACCCGACGGTCCGGCCGGCGCGATCCAGACCCAGGTCTCCCGGCTGCGGGGTGCGCTCGCGCGCGGGGGCGGTGCCCCCGCCCGGGACGTGCTCGTCACGCGCCCCGGGGGCTACGCCGTGATCGTCGCGCCCGACCGGGTCGACGCCGGTCGCTTCGAGCGGCTGCTCGCGGAGGTGCGCGCCGCCCCGGCACCGCGGGCGAGGGTCGAGCTGACGGGGCGGGCGTTGAGGCTGTGGCGGGGACCACCGCTGCCTGAGTGCGATCACGCGCGCGCGATCGCGGAGGCGGCGCGTCTGGCGGAGCTGCGCTGGGTGGCGGTCGAGCTCCGTGCCGACGCGATGTTGCGCCTGGGGCGCCACCAGGATGTCGTGGCCGAACTCGAGGTGCCGATCGCCAGCCACCCGCTGCGCGAACAGCTGCGCGGCCTGCTGATGGTGGCGCTGTACCGCGCTGGGCGGCAGGCGGACGCGCTCGCCACCTACCGGGAACTGCGCGAGACGCTGGCCGGTGACCTGGGGATCGAGCCGTCGGCGGTGTTGCGCGAGCTCGAGCGGGCGATCCTCCTCCAGGCCGAGCACCTCCCGTGGCCGGCGCCGCCGGTCGAGGGCGGCGTGGACGTGCGTCGGCCGGGAGGAGTGCCTCGGACATCGAGGGGGACGGTCGACGCCTTGCCCGATGAGGTGACGAGCTTCGTCGGTCGGCAGGCGGATCTCCGGGGCGTCACTGCAGCGCTGAAGGAGAACCGGATCGTGGTGCTGACCGGGGTCGGTGGCGTGGGCAAGAGCCGGCTCGCCGGGCGCGTCGCGCGCGAGCTGGCCGAGGACTACGTCGACGGCGTCGTGCTGTGCGACCTGGTCAGCGCCGAGGACTCGAGCGCGGTTCCGGACGTGGTCGCGACCGCGCTGGGCGTGCTGCCGTCCGAGCGCGGGAGCATCGACAGCCTGCCCGAGGTGCTGCGCGGCCAGCAGGTGCTGCTGGTGGTCGACAACTGCGAGCACGTGCTGGACGGCGCCTCCGAACTCGTGAACCGGCTGCGGAGCGGATGCCCGACCGTGGACGTGCTGGCCACGAGCCGGCAACCGCTCCACGTCGCCGGCCAGCAGGTCTGGCCGGTTCTGCCCCTGGACGTCGTGGATCGCGGGCCGGGCACCGCGGTGGAACTGTTCTGCCAGCGGGCCGCGTCGGCCGACCCCACCGTCGAGTGGACCGGCCCCGACCGGACGGCCGCCCTGGAAGTCTGCCGGAGGCTCGACGGTCTGCCCCTGGCCATCGAGCTGGCCGCGGCGCGGACGCGATCCATGACCCCTACCGACATCGCCGAGCGCCTCGATGCCCGCCTCGACGTGCTGACCGACGGCTCCGGCGTTCCCTCGCCCCGGCACCGGAGCCTGCACGCCATGCTCGACTGGTCCTACGAGCTGCTCCCCGTCGTGACCCGGCGGCTCTTCGATCGGCTCGCGGTGTTCGCCGGCGGGTTCGCGCCGGACGCCGCTGGTCGGGTCTGCGCCGGCGACGGTGTGCCCCCCGGTGCGGTGGCCGACCGGTTGGCCGAACTGGTCGACCACTCACTGGTCGTCGTCGACCGTTCGGACCGGCACGCGCGCTACCGCCTGCTGGAGACCCTCCAGTCCTACGGTGAGGCCCACCTCGAGGAGCGGGGTGAGCTGCCGTCGTGGCGTCGCCGTCATGCCGAGCACTACCTCGTGCTGGCAGCGAACGCTGCGGACGGTCTGCGCGGTCCCGACGAGGCCTCCTGGGTGCACCTTGTCGACACCGAGTTCGCCAACGTCCGGGCCGCGCAGCACCGGGCATGCACTGCCGGACAGCTCGACGTCGCACTCGGACTCCCCGGTCTGCTGGGCGACTACGCGTACTACCGGCTCAGCGACGAGGTGTACGCGTGGGCGGAGCGCGCTCTCGAGCTGCCGGGAGTCTCCACCCACCCCGCCCGTCCGGCGGCCCTGCTCACGGCTGCGATCGGCCGCATGCAACGGGGTGAGCTGGACCGGGCGCTCGAGGACGGTGCCCAGGTGCTCGCGGCGACCTCCGACGAGCAGGTGATTCTCCGTGCCACGCAGCTTGTGGCGGAGATCGCGCTCTACCAGGGCCGCCTGGACGACGTCGATCGGTGGGGGGACGAGCTCCGCGAGCGGGCGCGTTCGGCGGCGAGCGCCTACTTCGAGGCGCTGAGCCATCTCCTGCCTGTGCACGCGGCCGCCTACCGCGGGCAGCCGGAGGAGGCGCGCTCTCGCCTCGACAGCGGCTGGCAGGTCGCCGCGAGGGCCGGCACGCCGAGCCTGCGGGCGGGCTTCAGCTACCTCGAGGGTGAGATCCGGTTGGACGCCGCCCCCGAGGTGGCGCTCGCCGCGTTCTCCCAGGCCATCGAGGCCACCCGTCCGGTGCGCAACCGGTTCGTGGCCGGGGTGGCGCGGGTGTCCGTCGCCTCCCTGGCGGCGCGGCACGGGAAGCCGGAGGAGGCGCTGCTCGCCTTCCGCGAGATCGTCGACTACTGGCGGACCTGCGGTGACCGGGTCCACCTGTGGACGACGCTGCACAACCTCGTGGTCCTGCTCGAGCGCGTCGGAGCCGACGAGGCCGCGGCGGTCCTGCACGGCGCGGTGTGCACCGCCACCACCGGTGCCCCGCCCTTCGGTGCGGACGCCGACCGTCTGCAGGTCGCGGCCGTCGCTCTGCGGCGGTCGTTGGGCGAGGAGACGTTCGCAGCCGCCGACACGCGCGGTCGGTGCATGAGCGACGAGGACGTGGTCACGTTCGTGCTCGAGCAGATCGAGCGTCTGCTGACCGCGCCGTCGGCCGAGGGGAGCGGGTAG
- a CDS encoding SRPBCC family protein, producing the protein MRRARRAAGLSAVRYADGPTVEVRVLVDAPVAEVWALVSDIGTPVRFSAELQEVRWLDEERFVGRSAHPAIGEWETTCTVVAHQPERAFGWVVGDPAHPSAEWRFALEPDGARTVLRQWMRMGPARSGLSTAIEAHPDKEERIVARRLEEHRANMQTTVDGIRDMAEARQAPPA; encoded by the coding sequence GTGCGCCGAGCCCGCCGGGCAGCGGGGCTGAGCGCCGTGCGGTACGCGGACGGGCCGACCGTCGAAGTGCGGGTGCTGGTCGACGCCCCGGTGGCCGAGGTCTGGGCGCTGGTCAGCGACATCGGCACCCCCGTGCGGTTCTCGGCAGAACTGCAGGAGGTGCGCTGGCTCGACGAGGAGCGGTTCGTCGGGCGCAGCGCCCATCCGGCGATCGGGGAGTGGGAGACCACCTGCACCGTCGTCGCCCACCAGCCCGAGCGCGCGTTCGGCTGGGTGGTCGGCGACCCCGCGCACCCGTCGGCGGAATGGCGGTTCGCTCTCGAGCCGGACGGCGCGCGCACCGTGCTCCGGCAGTGGATGCGGATGGGGCCGGCCCGGTCGGGGCTGAGCACCGCCATCGAGGCGCACCCCGACAAGGAGGAGCGCATCGTCGCGCGCCGCCTGGAGGAGCACCGGGCCAACATGCAAACCACGGTCGACGGCATCAGGGACATGGCCGAGGCTCGCCAAGCGCCCCCCGCCTGA
- a CDS encoding LLM class flavin-dependent oxidoreductase — protein MRIAVAVSGVGEDDLAFVLEAERLGADSVWLAEAWGYDAFTPLAYLAARTSRIRLATGIAQLGARTPALLAMSSMSMQALSGGRFLLGLGTSGPQVMEGWHGVRFDAPLAMTRETIEILRTITAGERLVHDGAVYPLPLPDSAGRAIRSMAPPVAVPVYLAAMGPKNLALTGELADGWLANAFMPETAAAFLEPLAAGAARAGRSVADLDIVVPVGVEVTGDEEEAARRHARGYAFTIGAMGNRTRNFYNAAFERQGYGDDVRAVQELWLAGDREGAADRVPLDIGRRTNLLGPREVLRERIALYRAAGVTTLQAKLTGSLDDRLTTLGTLLELCAEPAGQRG, from the coding sequence ATGCGGATAGCGGTCGCGGTCAGCGGTGTCGGCGAGGACGATCTGGCGTTCGTCCTGGAGGCCGAGCGCCTCGGTGCGGACTCGGTCTGGCTGGCCGAGGCGTGGGGGTACGACGCCTTCACCCCACTGGCCTACCTCGCCGCCAGGACCAGTCGGATCCGGCTGGCGACCGGCATCGCCCAGCTCGGTGCACGCACACCGGCGCTACTGGCCATGTCGTCGATGTCGATGCAGGCGCTGTCCGGCGGCCGGTTCCTGCTCGGCCTCGGCACCAGCGGCCCCCAGGTGATGGAGGGCTGGCACGGCGTGCGCTTCGACGCACCCCTGGCGATGACCCGGGAGACGATCGAGATCCTGCGCACGATCACCGCCGGGGAACGCCTCGTGCACGACGGTGCTGTGTACCCGCTGCCGCTGCCCGACAGCGCCGGCCGGGCGATCAGGTCGATGGCCCCGCCGGTCGCGGTGCCGGTCTACCTGGCCGCGATGGGTCCCAAGAACCTCGCCCTGACCGGCGAACTCGCCGACGGCTGGCTGGCCAACGCGTTCATGCCCGAGACGGCCGCCGCGTTCCTCGAGCCGCTGGCCGCCGGAGCCGCCCGGGCGGGGCGCTCCGTGGCCGACCTGGACATCGTCGTCCCGGTGGGCGTGGAGGTCACCGGCGACGAGGAGGAGGCCGCCCGTCGGCACGCCCGCGGCTACGCCTTCACCATCGGTGCGATGGGCAACCGCACCCGGAACTTCTACAACGCCGCCTTCGAGCGACAGGGCTACGGCGACGACGTCCGCGCGGTGCAGGAGCTGTGGCTGGCCGGCGACCGGGAAGGAGCGGCCGACCGGGTTCCGCTGGACATCGGCCGGCGCACCAACCTGCTCGGCCCCCGGGAGGTGCTGCGCGAACGGATCGCCCTCTACCGCGCCGCCGGTGTGACCACTCTCCAGGCCAAGCTCACCGGGTCGCTGGACGACCGGCTGACCACCCTCGGCACGCTGCTGGAGCTGTGCGCCGAGCCCGCCGGGCAGCGGGGCTGA
- a CDS encoding winged helix-turn-helix transcriptional regulator produces the protein MTRTDTSAWPCTIARAVNILGDGWNLLVIRQACLGIRQFEEFQRALGIGRNILAGRLALLVDEGLLRRVEYQQRPVRHEYRLTDKGREVYPVLAAMAAWGDRWLTGPEGTPLVLHHTTCGCDMHAVVICSECEHALDIRQVRAQAGPGHPEQAATTAAAARGDGAG, from the coding sequence GTGACGCGCACTGACACGTCGGCCTGGCCCTGCACCATCGCCCGGGCCGTCAACATCCTCGGGGACGGCTGGAACCTCCTGGTCATCCGCCAGGCCTGCCTCGGGATCCGGCAGTTCGAGGAGTTTCAGCGAGCCCTGGGCATCGGCCGCAACATCCTGGCCGGGCGGCTGGCCCTCCTCGTCGACGAGGGGTTGCTGCGCCGGGTGGAGTACCAGCAGCGGCCGGTGCGCCACGAGTACCGGCTGACCGACAAGGGCCGGGAGGTCTACCCGGTCCTGGCGGCGATGGCGGCCTGGGGCGACCGCTGGCTGACCGGCCCGGAGGGCACCCCGCTCGTGCTGCACCACACCACCTGCGGCTGCGACATGCATGCCGTCGTCATCTGCAGCGAGTGCGAGCACGCCCTCGACATCCGCCAGGTCCGTGCCCAGGCCGGTCCGGGCCACCCGGAGCAGGCCGCCACCACTGCCGCCGCTGCACGAGGTGACGGGGCCGGCTGA
- a CDS encoding nuclear transport factor 2 family protein: protein MTEDLRGRSAEEVFADHLRLAGEHRFEDDIARNVAPGCVVLERRGVFRGHHGVRELARLLAAELPDAPFTYTTALVDGRLAFLEWTAESDRARVRDGADSFVIEDGWIVAQTIHYTVEAI, encoded by the coding sequence ATGACGGAGGACCTGCGGGGTCGCTCGGCCGAAGAGGTCTTCGCCGACCATCTCCGGTTGGCCGGCGAGCACCGCTTCGAGGACGACATCGCGCGCAACGTCGCACCCGGATGCGTCGTGCTGGAACGGCGGGGCGTGTTCCGTGGCCACCACGGAGTGCGCGAACTCGCGCGGCTGCTGGCCGCGGAACTCCCTGACGCGCCCTTCACCTACACCACTGCGCTTGTCGACGGACGGCTCGCCTTCCTGGAGTGGACCGCCGAGAGCGACCGCGCCCGCGTCAGGGACGGCGCTGACTCCTTCGTCATCGAGGACGGGTGGATCGTCGCCCAGACCATCCACTACACGGTCGAGGCGATCTGA
- a CDS encoding SDR family oxidoreductase, with protein sequence MRRGVDLRGATVVVTGASSGIGRAAAQRFAEKGADVVLAARGGPSLDEAAAECRSAGVQAVAVPTDVADSDAVEQLARRAVEQFDRIDVWVNAAAVMAYGAIGEVPVEAQRRIMEVNLLGTMQGARAALPVLRRQGRGVIINLASLYARMTSPYVSAYATSKFGILGFSEVLRQELKSDRGIHVCVVLPGSIDTPIFRHAANYTGREIKPVPPVSSPTRAARAVVRCAEHPRREVTVGQLHHVASWGHGLLPRTYSELAPLAMRLVALGKEPASHDDGNLFTPQPDLDGVRGGWRNRLARAAVGAGGVAAAAGIAGAVRRAGDR encoded by the coding sequence GTGAGGCGGGGCGTCGACCTCCGCGGCGCCACGGTGGTCGTGACCGGAGCGTCGAGCGGTATCGGCCGGGCCGCCGCGCAGCGGTTCGCCGAGAAAGGGGCCGACGTCGTCCTGGCCGCGCGCGGCGGCCCGTCGCTCGACGAGGCAGCGGCCGAGTGCCGGTCGGCGGGCGTGCAGGCCGTCGCCGTGCCGACCGACGTCGCCGACAGCGATGCGGTGGAGCAGCTGGCCCGGCGCGCGGTCGAGCAGTTCGACCGCATCGACGTCTGGGTGAACGCCGCGGCCGTCATGGCCTACGGCGCGATCGGGGAGGTGCCGGTCGAGGCGCAGCGCCGCATCATGGAGGTGAACCTCCTCGGCACGATGCAGGGCGCGCGGGCGGCGCTGCCGGTGCTGCGGCGGCAGGGCCGCGGCGTCATCATCAATCTCGCCTCGCTCTACGCCCGGATGACCTCGCCGTACGTCAGCGCCTACGCGACCAGCAAGTTCGGGATCTTGGGGTTCTCCGAGGTCCTGCGCCAGGAGCTCAAGAGCGACCGGGGGATCCACGTCTGCGTGGTGCTGCCCGGCTCGATCGACACGCCCATCTTCCGGCACGCGGCGAACTACACCGGGCGCGAGATCAAGCCGGTGCCCCCGGTCTCGTCGCCCACGCGGGCGGCCCGGGCCGTCGTGCGCTGCGCGGAGCACCCACGCCGGGAGGTCACGGTCGGCCAACTGCACCACGTCGCCTCGTGGGGGCACGGGCTGCTGCCGCGCACGTACAGCGAGCTGGCCCCACTGGCGATGCGCCTGGTGGCCCTCGGCAAGGAACCCGCATCGCACGACGACGGGAACCTGTTCACACCGCAACCGGACCTCGACGGGGTGCGCGGCGGCTGGCGCAACCGCTTGGCTCGAGCAGCCGTGGGTGCGGGTGGGGTCGCCGCCGCGGCCGGGATCGCCGGTGCGGTCCGGCGGGCCGGCGATCGCTGA